The following are encoded together in the Candidatus Methylomirabilota bacterium genome:
- the rpe gene encoding ribulose-phosphate 3-epimerase yields the protein MKIAPSILSADFAALADDIARVEAGGADQLHVDVMDGRFVPNITIGPVVVEAIRKRTRLPLDVHLMIVEPERYLADFVSAGADMVTVHVEACPHLQRALAQIRELGAKAGAALNPATHPEALQYVLDDLDLVLVMSVNPGFGGQKFIPSAYPKIRHVRTLLGGRPVEVSVDGGVKVEHARPLAEHGATVLVAGSAIFGTADPAAVVKEMRSAAQLCV from the coding sequence GTGAAGATCGCGCCCTCGATCCTGTCTGCCGACTTCGCCGCGCTGGCCGACGACATCGCGCGCGTCGAGGCCGGCGGCGCCGATCAGCTCCATGTGGACGTGATGGATGGGCGCTTCGTCCCCAACATCACGATCGGCCCCGTGGTCGTGGAGGCGATCCGCAAGCGCACCCGGCTGCCCCTCGACGTCCACCTGATGATCGTGGAGCCCGAACGCTACCTGGCCGACTTCGTTTCCGCGGGCGCCGACATGGTGACCGTCCACGTGGAGGCATGCCCGCATCTGCAGCGCGCGCTCGCCCAGATCCGCGAGCTGGGGGCCAAGGCGGGCGCCGCGCTGAATCCCGCCACGCACCCCGAGGCCCTCCAGTACGTGCTCGACGACCTGGACCTGGTGCTCGTGATGTCGGTGAACCCCGGCTTCGGCGGCCAGAAGTTCATCCCGAGCGCCTATCCCAAGATCCGCCACGTCCGGACGCTGCTGGGCGGCCGCCCGGTCGAGGTGTCAGTGGACGGCGGCGTCAAGGTGGAGCACGCCCGCCCGCTGGCCGAGCACGGCGCGACCGTCCTGGTGGCAGGCTCGGCGATCTTCGGGACCGCCGACCCCGCGGCGGTCGTCAAGGAGATGAGGAGCGCCGCCCAACTCTGCGTCTAG